A window of the Choloepus didactylus isolate mChoDid1 chromosome 11, mChoDid1.pri, whole genome shotgun sequence genome harbors these coding sequences:
- the LOC119506506 gene encoding metaxin-2-like, with translation MQEPRARGPLVDVSLVAEVFISQITAAEPWPENATLYQQLKGEDILLSDNAASLAVQTFLQMCDLPIKVVCRANPEYMSPSGKVPFIHVGNQVVSELGPIVQFVRAKGHSPSDGLDEVQKAEMKACMELVRNMLLAAELYLQWCDEATVGKITHARYGSPYPWPLDHILAYQKQSEVKQKMKAIGWGNKTLDQVLEDVDQCCQALSQRPGTQLYFFNKQPSKLDALVLGHLYTILTTQLTNGELSEKGKNYSNLLAFCRIIEQHYSEDHDKGNSPIGLS, from the coding sequence ATGCAGGAACCACGGGCGCGGGGACCCCTAGTCGACGTGTCTCTGGTGGCGGAAGTCTTCATCTCCCAGATCACAGCTGCAGAACCTTGGCCTGAAAATGCTACATTATATCAGCAACTAAAAGGGGAGGATATTTTGCTTTCTGACAATGCAGCTTCTCTTGCTGTGCAGACCTTTTTGCAAATGTGTGATCTGCCTATCAAAGTGGTTTGTAGGGCAAATCCAGAATATATGTCTCCATCTGGTAAAGTACCTTTTATTCATGTAGGAAATCAAGTAGTATCAGAACTTGGTCCAATAGTCCAATTCGTTAGAGCCAAGGGCCATTCTCCTAGTGATGGGCTGGATGAAGTtcaaaaagcagaaatgaaagccTGCATGGAATTAGTCAGGAATATGCTCTTGGCTGCAGAGTTGTATCTTCAGTGGTGTGATGAAGCTACAGTAGGGAAGATCACTCATGCTAGGTATGGATCACCTTACCCTTGGCCTCTGGATCATATTTTGGCCTATCAGAAACAGTCGGAAGTCAAGCAAAAGATGAAAGCTATTGGATGGGGTAACAAGACTCTGGACCAGGTCTTGGAAGATGTAGACCAGTGCTGTCAAGCTCTTTCTCAAAGACCAGGAAcacaactttatttcttcaataagcagcctagcaaactagatGCACTGGTATTAGGGCATCTGTACACCATTCTTACCACACAGCTGACCAATGGTGAACTTTCTGAGAAGGGGAAAAACTATAGCAACCTCCTTGCTTTCTGTAGAATAATTGAGCAGCATTATTCTGAAGATCATGATAAAGGCAACTCACCTATCGGGTTGTCTTAG